The Engystomops pustulosus chromosome 4, aEngPut4.maternal, whole genome shotgun sequence genome contains a region encoding:
- the ZDHHC17 gene encoding palmitoyltransferase ZDHHC17: MADTMEEYEKDASCVPILHPEEIKTQSHYNHGYSTESMGRKSHMDDYSTWDIVKATQYGIYERCRELVDAGYDVRQPDKENVTLLHWAAINNRIDLVKFYISKGAIVDQLGGDLNSTPLHWATRQGHLSMVVQLMKYGADPSLIDGEGCSCIHLAAQFGHTSIVAYLIAKGQDVDMMDQNGMTPLMWAAYRTHSVDPTRLLLTFNVSVNLGDKYHKNTALHWAVLAGNTTVISLLLDAGANVDAQNIKGESPLDLAKQRKNVWMINHLQEARQAKGYDNPSFLKKLKADKEFRQKVMLGTPFLVIWLVGFIADLDIDSWLIKGLMYGGVWATVQFLSKSFFDHSMHSALPLGIYLATKFWMYVTWFFWFWNDLNFVFIHLPFLANSVALFYNFGKSWKSDPGIIKATEEQKKKTIVELAETGSLDLSIFCSTCLIRKPVRSKHCGICNRCIAKFDHHCPWVGNCVGAGNHRYFMGYLFFLLCMICWMIYGCISYWGIHCDTTYSKDGFWTYVTQIATCSPWMFWMFLNSVFHLMWVAVLLMCQMYQISCLGITTNERMNARRYKHFKVTTTSIESPFNHGCIRNIIDFFEFRCCGLFRPVTVDWTRQYTIEYEQTSGSGYQLV; this comes from the exons GAAATCAAGACTCAGAGTCATTACAATCATGGTTACAGCACTGAATCTATGGGACGTAAAAGTCACATGGATGACTACAGTACATGGGACATTGTTAAAGCGACCCA GTATGGAATCTATGAGCGTTGCAGGGAGCTTGTGGACGCAGGCTATGATGTACGACAGCCTGACAAAGAGAATGTTACTCTGCTTCACTGGGCTGCCATCAACAATAGGATAGATCTGGTGAA GTTCTACATATCAAAAGGTGCTATTGTGGACCAACTTGGCGGTGATTTAAACTCCACTCCTCTACATTGGGCAACTAG acaAGGACATCTTTCCATGGTTGTCCAGTTGATGAAATATGGCGCTGACCCCTCACTTATAGATGGAGAAGGCTGCAGCTGTATTCACCTAGCTGCCCAGTTTGGGCATACCTCAATTGTGGCATATCTTATAGCAAAGGGCCAG GATGTAGATATGATGGATCAGAATGGCATGACTCCGTTAATGTGGGCAGCTTATCGGACACATAG TGTGGACCCCACAAGACTGCTGCTCACATTCAATGTGTCTGTAAATCTTGGTGATAAATACCACAAGAACACTGCATTACACTGGGCTGTTCTGGCCGGAAATACTACAGTCATCAGTTTGCTTCTAGATGCCGGTGCCAATGTTGATGCACAGAACATTAAG GGAGAATCTCCTCTAGATTTGGCAAAACAAAGGAAAAATGTCTGGATGATTAACCATTTGCAAGAAGCAAGACAAGCCAAAGGTTATGATAATCCTTCATTCCTGAAAAAGCTAAAGGCAGACAAG GAATTCCGCCAAAAAGTAATGCTAGGAACGCCATTCCTCGTTATATGGTTGGTTGGATTTATTGCTGATCTTGATATTGATTCCTGGTTAATCAAAGGACTTATGTATGGTGGAGTGTGGGCAACGGTGCAGTTTCTATCAAA GTCTTTCTTTGATCACTCAATGCATAGCGCACTTCCACTTGGAATATACCTGGCGACCAAGTTTTGGATGTATGTTACCTGGTTCTTCTGGTTTTGGAATG ATCTGAATTTTGTCTTCATCCATCTTCCATTTTTGGCAAACAGTGTTGCACTGTTCTACAATTTTGGTAAATCCTGGAAATCTGATCCAGGCATCATCAAGGCCACAGAAGAACAAAAGAAAAAG ACAATTGTAGAGCTCGCCGAGACTGGGAGTCTGGATCTGAGTATATTCTGCAGTACCTGTCTG ATCAGAAAACCAGTGAGATCTAAGCACTGTGGCATCTGCAATCGCTGCATAGCAAAGTTTGACCACCACTGTCCCTGGGTTGGTAACTGTGTAG GTGCAGGAAACCATCGATATTTCATGGGATACCTATTTTTCCTGCTCTGCATGATTTGCTGGATGATTTACGGGTGCATTTCCT ATTGGGGAATACACTGTGACACTACATACAGTAAAGATGGATTCTGGACATATGTGACCCAAATTGCGACCTGCTCACCCTGGATGTTCTGGATGTTCCTCAACAGCGTGTTTCACTTAATGTGGGTGGCTGTGCTATTGATGTGCCAAATGTACCAG ATCTCCTGTTTGGGAATTACTACTAATGAGCGGATGAATGCAAGGAGATACAAACACTTCAAAGTCACAACCACTTCTATTGAAAGCCCTTTCAA CCATGGATGTATCAGAAATATCATAGACTTCTTTGAATTCCGATGCTGTGGCCTCTTCCGCCCTGTAACAGTGGACTGGACAAGGCAATACACAATAGAGTATGAACAAACGTCAGGCTCAGGTTATCAGCTGGTGTAG